A single window of Paenibacillus sp. FSL H8-0537 DNA harbors:
- a CDS encoding ABC transporter permease subunit, with amino-acid sequence MKHRVLLLMLLPTSLIFFVNCYIPMFGVFIAFKNINYIDGIMGSPWTGLDNFRFLFATSDAWRVTINTVSYNVAFIVSGLILSVAVAIAVNEVRAKLASRVYQTIMIMPNFLSMVVVSYIVYAFLHPEYGFLVKYILPLFGYSSVNAYMHPQAWPYILWITKMWHSVGIGSIIYVAAITGISEELYEAAKMDGASKWQQITRITIPLLTPVMVILTILNLGGIFRSDFGLFYHVTLDSGALRSTTDVIDTYVYRGLIQLNDLGMSSAANFYQSVVGFFLVIGANSLARKLNRDTALF; translated from the coding sequence GTGAAACATCGAGTGCTGCTGCTTATGCTGCTGCCAACAAGCCTTATTTTTTTTGTTAACTGCTATATCCCCATGTTTGGGGTGTTCATTGCTTTCAAGAATATTAACTATATTGATGGAATTATGGGCAGCCCTTGGACGGGGCTGGACAATTTCCGATTCCTCTTCGCGACCTCAGATGCATGGCGAGTAACCATTAATACGGTTTCCTACAATGTTGCCTTTATTGTATCCGGGCTAATTCTCTCGGTTGCAGTCGCCATTGCTGTTAATGAAGTGCGTGCCAAGCTTGCTTCGCGAGTCTATCAGACCATTATGATCATGCCGAATTTCTTATCTATGGTCGTTGTCAGCTATATCGTGTATGCTTTTCTACATCCGGAATACGGCTTTTTGGTGAAATATATTTTGCCCTTGTTCGGCTACTCTTCCGTCAATGCTTATATGCACCCTCAGGCATGGCCTTATATTTTATGGATAACAAAAATGTGGCACTCTGTTGGTATAGGCAGCATCATCTATGTGGCGGCAATAACCGGGATCAGTGAGGAGTTATATGAAGCTGCGAAAATGGATGGAGCTAGCAAATGGCAGCAGATCACCCGAATCACGATTCCGCTCCTTACTCCTGTGATGGTCATCCTGACGATTCTGAATTTAGGAGGCATTTTCCGCTCGGATTTTGGCTTGTTCTATCACGTTACGCTGGACTCTGGCGCGTTGCGTTCTACGACAGATGTCATTGATACTTATGTTTACAGAGGCTTGATTCAGCTCAATGATTTGGGAATGTCCTCTGCGGCAAATTTTTACCAATCGGTTGTTGGATTTTTCCTTGTCATTGGAGCCAATAGTCTGGCTCGAAAACTTAATCGCGATACAGCACTTTTCTAG
- a CDS encoding carbohydrate ABC transporter permease encodes MNPKASVKTSQKDSRLAEAILHIIFITFSLACIMPIVLIVAISFSDEKQLTLQGYKFWPDKLDVSAYQYLFTNSTTLVKAYGVSLSVTIIGTIIAVLLIALYAYPIFRKDFPFKKAFNFYLLITMLFSGGLVPFYLLYVNFLELKDSFAALILPGLSNAFYIFITRTFFQQTIPEEMIESGKLDGASEWRIFFQLVLPISLPVLATVGLFTTLMYWNDWFNSMLFINDTDKYSLQYVMIQMIRQAEFFKNQLAGSGVALMVQEAVPTESLRMAMVVVSIGPILFVYPFFQKYFTKGLTIGAIKG; translated from the coding sequence ATGAACCCAAAAGCAAGCGTTAAAACGTCCCAGAAGGACTCTAGGCTAGCCGAGGCTATCCTTCACATTATATTCATCACTTTTAGTCTCGCATGTATTATGCCTATCGTGCTGATTGTCGCTATTTCGTTTTCAGATGAAAAACAGCTAACGTTACAAGGCTACAAGTTCTGGCCTGACAAACTGGATGTATCCGCCTATCAGTATCTATTTACCAATTCCACAACACTCGTAAAAGCCTATGGGGTTAGCCTTAGCGTTACCATTATTGGAACGATAATTGCAGTATTATTAATTGCCTTATATGCCTATCCCATTTTCCGCAAGGATTTCCCTTTCAAAAAAGCATTTAATTTTTATCTTCTGATTACGATGCTTTTTTCAGGAGGGCTGGTCCCGTTCTATCTGCTATACGTCAACTTTTTGGAGCTGAAGGACTCGTTCGCCGCGCTCATTCTTCCTGGCCTTTCGAACGCGTTTTATATCTTCATTACTCGTACATTCTTTCAGCAGACCATTCCGGAAGAGATGATTGAATCGGGTAAATTAGACGGAGCATCGGAGTGGCGAATTTTCTTTCAGCTGGTTCTTCCTATTTCTCTTCCAGTCCTCGCAACTGTGGGTTTGTTCACGACGCTGATGTATTGGAACGATTGGTTCAATTCGATGTTATTCATTAATGATACTGATAAATATTCCTTGCAGTATGTCATGATTCAAATGATTCGCCAAGCGGAGTTTTTTAAAAATCAATTGGCGGGAAGCGGCGTAGCACTTATGGTGCAAGAAGCGGTTCCAACGGAAAGTCTTCGCATGGCGATGGTAGTCGTCTCTATTGGTCCTATTCTATTCGTCTACCCATTCTTCCAGAAGTATTTCACCAAGGGACTCACCATCGGAGCTATTAAAGGTTAA